From the genome of Candidatus Defluviilinea proxima:
TGTTCAGCAACCACCTGTTGTTGAAACACCCAAGCCTGCGACTCCTGTTACGCCAGCTCCGCAACCTGTTGCGAATGTCGAAGACTTGGGCAAGAGTGGACAAGAAATCGACGATGCGCTTGCGTGGTTTGAAAGTCTCGCCGCGAAACAAGGAGCCACTGAAGGTTTGCTGACCAAACCCGAAGAGCGCCTCGAACAAGAACCAGAATGGGTGAAGCAAGCCAAGAGTGCACCGCAACAGCCTCCTGTTCAACAACCTGTTGCTGAAACACCAACACCTGAACCAGCCCCGCAACCTGTTGCGAATGTAGAAGATTTAGGCAAAAGCGGTCAAGAAATTGACGACGCTCTTGCGTGGTTTGAAAGTCTCGCCGCGAAACAAGGAGCCACTGAAGGTTTGTTGACCAAGCCCGAGGAACGCCTTGAACAGGAACCAGAATGGGTAAAGCAAGCTAAGAACGCACCACAACAACCTGTTGTCGAAACGCCTGCACCAGCTCCAGAACCTGTTGCGAATGTCGAAGACCTTGGCAAGAGCGGACAAGAAATTGACGACGCGCTTGCGTGGTTTGAAAGTCTCGCCGCCAAACAGGGCGCCACTGAAGGTTTGTTGACCAAGCCTGAAGAACGCCTTGAACAAGAACCAGAATGGGTAAAGCAAGCCAAGAGTGCGCCACAACAGCCTGTAGTCGCTCAACCTGAAGAAGAGCTAGCTCCGGTGGATGATGTTTCCTCGTGGCTCAAGGGTTTGGACACAGAAGAAGAAACACAACAACCAGCCCCTGTGATGGAAGATGACACAGCCTCATGGTTGAAGTCGTTGGATGAACCGGAAGAATCGCCGATTCCTTCCACGTCTGTTTCGGATGATCTGCCTGCCTGGATGAAAGGTATCAGTGAGGAAGAGCCTCCTGTCGCTGAACCAGTTATCCCGATGGATGAGGCGAAGCCTGTCCAGGAAACGCAGGATGTTACGAGTTGGTTGAGTAGCCTGGCTGAAGAAGATATACAGTCTCCAGCAATTCCTGTCTCTGACGATTTGCCTGCGTGGATGCGTGATGATACCGGGGAAGTGGTTGCCGAGCCGACGAAGATCGAGCCGACTCGCCCTGCGGATTGGAAACCAGTAGACGAACGTGAGGAAGCTGTATTGCCGCCTCCGCCCGCGCCGAAAGTTGTTTCTCAACCCAAGCCTGAGCCAACGCCTATGCCTGTTCAGGAAAAGCCCGCACCTGAACCGAAAAAGAGACCTGCAACTTCTCGCAAAACTGAGATAAAACCGGCGACCCCGCCTGAACCTTATAAAGAACCTGTAACACGGAGGATGACCGGAATGTTGACCATGCCTGTTGACCCGATCCTTGGATCGGCTCGTAATGAGCTTTCACGCAGTAATATCCCCGGTGCGTTGGAGACATACGAGAAACTGATCAAGAAGGGACGCTTCCTCGAGGAAGTCATTTATGACCTGCGTGAAGCGTTGTACCGTTATCCTGTGGAAGTGAGCATCTGGCAAACGCTTGGTGATGCTTATATGCGTGCCAACCAGTTGCAGGATGCGCTGGATGCGTATACCAAAGCGGAAGAATTACTTCGTTAAACCTTTTTAACCACGAAGGACACAACGGACACAAAGTTTGAAAAGAGGTTTTAAAACCTTGGTGCCCTTGGTGTCCTTTGTGGTTAAAGAATAAAAATTATTTTGGAGGAACTACTGTGGAAAGATCGCTCGTATTAGTTAAACCCGATGGCGTGCAACGCGGATTGATCGGTGAAGTGATTGCGCGTTTCGAACGTCGTGGATTGCGTTTGGTTGCCGCAAAGTTTATGCAAGTCAGTCAGGATTTGGCAAAACAACATTATGCCGAACATGAAGGCAAGCCGTTCTATCCCGGTTTGATCTCATACATTACATCCGCGCCAGTGATGGCTATGGTGTGGGAAGGTCCCAACGCTGTTGCGGCCATCCGCCAGACGGTTGGCTCGACCAAACCCGTGGAATCAGCCCCCGGCACGATTCGCCATGACTTCGCCCTCGAAGTAGGGCGTAACCTCATCCACGCTTCGGATAAGCCAGAGACCGGCATCCGCGAAACGGCACTTTGGTTCAAAGCCGAAGAGCTTGTGGATTGGTCCCGTGATATCGATCGTTGGGTGTTCGAGAAGTAAGAGATCTTTGTAATTCGAAAGTGGTAATTGGAGCATCCCGTTGAGTACTCAACGGGATGCTTTATTTTTGGGGCGATCTTCGGAGTTGGACGATTAGTGTTCCCAAGCCTGTTATTGCCAAACCAATGAGCTCTTTTGTTGTAATTGTTTCGTGTAAAAAGATGATGGCAAGGACCGGAATCCAGATCATCATACTCCCATTGATGACACTCGACTCCACGGCCGACAATGTACGAAGTGTGTGATTCCAGAGTGTAAAAGCGAACGCAGTATTGACCACTGCCAACCAGATGATGATCCCCCAGCTTCGCAGGTTGATGATCGGTATGCCTTCTGTGGCAATTCCTGCTATGAGTAATGTTATTGAGCCTGTCCCCATGCTGATGACAGTCACGATCAGTGGGTGATATTTCCCAGAGCGGTTAACATCTCTGCCCAGAATTGACGATGCAGAATTTGCAAGAATGCCCAAAATAGCAACAATGACACCGATTCCCTGATTTCGAGGGATGTTCACCGGATAAAAATAGATCATTGCTCCAACAAGTGCCAACGCCATCCCTGCCCATTGGATTGTTGATGGTTTCTCGGATAACCAGCTTGCCCCCAGAAGTGCAATGAGTACACTACTAAAACTCCATAGCACATTGACGGTTACAGCAGGGAGATAAGCGAGTGCTATGAAGATCGCTCCCTGTGTGATGGCGTAGAAAAGTATTCCAAGAATAATTAATTGTGTCCAACTGGACTTTGATAGCCCACGGATATCCCGTTTGGTACTACTAAAAGTCATTGCGGCCGAAAGGCAAATGAATGCAAGAAAGTACCTAAGCCCTGCAAATGTAATAGGCGGAATATGTTGTAGACCGACCTTTACAAATACCCATGATGTTGCCCACAAGAACACAACGAACAAAGCTTGTACTACTGCGATAACATGAGAACGCGTTGATGTTTCTGTTTTCAGTTTATTGGATCCCTTCGATGGATTTTCATTAGTTTCCCTTTCCCTCACATATGTTTTCCATTAACTTGATGCGGCGTGCGATGAAATGATTTGTTTTCTTCCAGTCAGATACAACCCCAAAACCACGAACGGAATCCAGAAGAACCAAACATCGCTTGGCTTGAAAGTGCGGAGAACATAAGCGGCGAGGTTTGCAATAATCAAAATAATAACGAACGCTTTTGCTGTCTGTTTTGGTAATTTGCCCGTTGTAGCCCATGACAAAATGCTCAAAATTGGAAAGAACAACATG
Proteins encoded in this window:
- a CDS encoding EamA family transporter, with protein sequence MRERETNENPSKGSNKLKTETSTRSHVIAVVQALFVVFLWATSWVFVKVGLQHIPPITFAGLRYFLAFICLSAAMTFSSTKRDIRGLSKSSWTQLIILGILFYAITQGAIFIALAYLPAVTVNVLWSFSSVLIALLGASWLSEKPSTIQWAGMALALVGAMIYFYPVNIPRNQGIGVIVAILGILANSASSILGRDVNRSGKYHPLIVTVISMGTGSITLLIAGIATEGIPIINLRSWGIIIWLAVVNTAFAFTLWNHTLRTLSAVESSVINGSMMIWIPVLAIIFLHETITTKELIGLAITGLGTLIVQLRRSPQK
- the ndk gene encoding nucleoside-diphosphate kinase, whose translation is MERSLVLVKPDGVQRGLIGEVIARFERRGLRLVAAKFMQVSQDLAKQHYAEHEGKPFYPGLISYITSAPVMAMVWEGPNAVAAIRQTVGSTKPVESAPGTIRHDFALEVGRNLIHASDKPETGIRETALWFKAEELVDWSRDIDRWVFEK